One genomic region from Mycobacterium basiliense encodes:
- a CDS encoding MDR family MFS transporter, giving the protein MTSPKVLATVAAGTRPGNPPISALRCNVIFSALVLGVLAAAIGQTVIAPALPTIVDDLGDAAHESWAITSYLLGGTVVVAVAGKFGDLFGRKRVLAGSIAIFLGGSVLCALSAAMDMLSIARALQGIGAGAFSVTASALVGEIFPLRERGRYQGILGAVFGVTTIAGPLLGGIFIDYLSWRWAFWINVPVSIVVLMVAVTAIPALPRQPQPVIDYGGIMVIALGTTTLIMAMSLGGTTYGWGSPTVVGLLLAAAVSLVVFVRVERRAAAAVLPPRLFRSGVFAVCCVLSFVVGFAMLGALIFIPIHLQYVDGASATASGLRTLPMVVGLLTTSIGAGILVGRTGRYKIFPVTGMALMTIAFLLMSRMDELTPSLLESLHLVILGAGIGLSMQTLVLIVQSTSRFEDLGVATSGVTFFRVIGAAFGAATFGALFANFLEERLGPALASSIAPHAAAHNPAALHHLPPEVAAPVVRAYADSLTQVFFGAAIIAAVGFILALLLREAPLTDIHDDASDLADGFAVPRTESPEDVLEAAVKRILHDAPGMRLNHLATQPDCALDVAGLWGVLRIYQYQRLFETARLTDIARHLHLPYQVLEPVFNRLIQTGYVARDGDTLSLTPSGLHQVESLSVLIHQWLIDHLAVTTGTEQAPEHHEFEAALQRVTDAVLVQRDWYGDLDAVAGSAGLAAAR; this is encoded by the coding sequence ATGACGAGCCCGAAAGTACTGGCGACTGTCGCTGCAGGTACCCGACCCGGCAACCCGCCCATCAGCGCGCTGCGATGCAACGTCATCTTCTCCGCGCTGGTGCTTGGGGTTCTGGCCGCGGCGATCGGCCAGACGGTCATCGCGCCCGCGCTGCCCACCATCGTCGACGACCTGGGCGACGCCGCGCACGAGTCATGGGCCATCACCAGCTACCTGTTGGGCGGAACGGTTGTTGTCGCGGTGGCGGGCAAATTCGGCGACCTGTTCGGCCGCAAGCGGGTGCTCGCGGGCTCCATCGCGATCTTCTTGGGCGGCTCCGTGCTGTGCGCCCTGTCGGCGGCCATGGACATGCTGTCGATCGCCCGCGCGCTGCAAGGCATCGGGGCCGGCGCCTTCTCGGTAACGGCCTCGGCCCTAGTCGGTGAGATCTTCCCGTTGCGAGAACGCGGCCGCTACCAAGGCATCCTGGGCGCAGTATTCGGTGTCACCACCATCGCCGGCCCACTGCTGGGGGGCATATTCATCGACTATCTCAGCTGGCGGTGGGCGTTCTGGATCAACGTGCCGGTCTCGATCGTGGTCCTGATGGTGGCGGTAACGGCGATCCCCGCGTTGCCCAGGCAACCCCAGCCGGTCATCGACTACGGCGGGATCATGGTCATCGCGCTCGGTACGACCACGTTGATCATGGCGATGAGTTTGGGCGGAACAACCTACGGGTGGGGCTCGCCGACGGTCGTCGGGCTATTGCTTGCCGCCGCGGTGTCGCTGGTGGTTTTCGTGCGGGTGGAAAGGCGTGCCGCGGCGGCCGTCTTGCCGCCCCGGCTGTTTCGCAGCGGAGTATTCGCGGTGTGCTGCGTGCTGTCCTTCGTGGTCGGGTTCGCGATGCTGGGCGCATTGATTTTCATACCGATCCATCTGCAGTACGTGGACGGCGCGTCGGCAACCGCTTCGGGTCTGCGCACGCTGCCCATGGTGGTCGGCCTGCTCACCACATCGATTGGTGCGGGCATCCTGGTCGGCCGAACCGGTCGGTACAAGATTTTCCCGGTCACCGGCATGGCCCTGATGACTATTGCGTTTCTGTTGATGTCGCGCATGGATGAGTTGACGCCGTCGTTGTTGGAATCACTTCACCTGGTCATCCTGGGCGCGGGTATCGGCTTGTCCATGCAGACCCTTGTGCTGATCGTGCAGAGCACTTCACGCTTCGAGGATCTCGGCGTGGCAACCTCGGGGGTGACGTTCTTTCGGGTGATCGGCGCTGCGTTTGGTGCGGCGACATTCGGCGCGCTCTTCGCGAACTTCCTCGAAGAGCGGTTGGGCCCGGCGCTGGCGTCCAGCATCGCGCCCCACGCCGCCGCGCATAATCCGGCTGCCCTGCATCACTTGCCCCCGGAGGTGGCCGCCCCGGTCGTGCGGGCATATGCGGATTCACTCACGCAGGTGTTCTTCGGCGCGGCCATCATCGCCGCGGTCGGATTCATCCTCGCACTGCTGCTCCGGGAAGCACCCCTGACCGACATCCACGACGACGCCAGCGACCTCGCCGACGGGTTCGCTGTACCGAGAACCGAGTCGCCCGAAGACGTGTTGGAGGCCGCGGTCAAACGGATACTGCACGACGCACCCGGAATGCGACTGAATCATCTTGCGACACAACCTGATTGTGCGCTCGATGTCGCGGGACTGTGGGGGGTACTGCGGATCTATCAGTACCAGCGGTTGTTCGAAACCGCACGGCTAACAGATATTGCCCGACACCTGCATCTGCCGTATCAAGTCCTCGAACCCGTCTTCAACCGCTTGATCCAAACCGGTTACGTAGCGCGCGATGGCGACACCTTGTCGCTGACTCCATCCGGGCTGCACCAGGTGGAGTCGCTTTCTGTCCTGATCCATCAATGGCTGATCGACCACCTGGCGGTCACGACCGGCACCGAGCAGGCGCCAGAACACCACGAATTCGAAGCCGCTCTGCAACGTGTCACGGACGCTGTCCTGGTCCAACGCGACTGGTACGGGGACCTGGATGCGGTAGCGGGATCGGCCGGCCTGGCCGCGGCACGGTAA